In a single window of the Equus quagga isolate Etosha38 chromosome 7, UCLA_HA_Equagga_1.0, whole genome shotgun sequence genome:
- the LOC124242802 gene encoding olfactory receptor 1F1-like, protein MRGANQSSVSEFLLLGLSRQPQQQQLLFMLFLSMYLATVLGNLLILLAISMDSRLHTPMYFFLSNLSFVDVCFSSTTVPKTLANHILGSETISFSGCLTQMYFVFMFVDMDNFLLAVMAYDRFVAVCHPLHYLTKMTPQLCALLVSGSWVIANLDVLLHTLLMARLSFCADNAIPHFFCDATPLLKLSCSDIYLNEMMILIEAGLIMIAPFVCILVSYILITCAVWRVPSTKGRWKAFSTCGSHLAVVFLFYGTIIFLYFNPLFSHSAETDIAAAVMFTVVTPMLNPFIYSLRNKDIRGALGKVVAMKFFLLNNEMG, encoded by the coding sequence ATGAGAGGGGCAAACCAGTCAAGTGTCTCCGAgttcctcctcctggggctctccaggcagccccagcagcagcagctcctcttcATGCTCTTCCTGAGCATGTACCTGGCCACAGTCCTGGGAAACCTGCTCATCCTCCTGGCCATCAGCATGGACTCCCGCCTGCATactcccatgtacttcttccttagCAACCTGTCCTTTGTGGACGTCTGCTTCTCCTCTACCACTGTCCCCAAGACGCTGGCCAACCACATACTTGGGAGTGAGACCATCTCCTTCTCTGGGTGTCTCACAcagatgtattttgttttcatgttcgTGGATATGGACAATTTCCTCCTGgctgtgatggcctatgaccgctttGTTGCTGTGTGCCATCCCTTACACTACTTAACAAAGATGACcccccagctctgtgccctgcTGGTTTCTGGGTCATGGGTCATTGCCAACCTGGATGTCTTATTGCATACCCTGCTGATGGCTCGACTCTCATTCTGTGCAGACAATGCCATCCCCCACTTCTTCTGTGATGCGACCCCCCTCCTGAAACTCTCCTGTTCTGACATCTACCTCAATGAGATGATGATTCTTATTGAAGCAGGGCTGATAATGATTGCTCCATTTGTTTGCATCCTGGTATCATATATCCTTATCACTTGTGCTGTCTGGAGAGTCCCATCCACAAAGGGAAGGTggaaagccttctccacctgtggctcccacctggctgtGGTTTTCCTCTTCTATGGCACCAtcatatttctgtatttcaaCCCTTTATTCTCCCACTCTGCTGAGACAGATATAGCAGCTGCTGTGATGTTCACAGTGGTgacccccatgctgaaccccttcatctacagTCTGAGAAACAAAGACATAAGGGGGGCTCTTGGAAAAGTGGTTGCTATGAAATTTTTTCTACTCAACAATGAAATGGGCTAA